The Martelella endophytica genome contains the following window.
AATTGTAGATCAAGATCGACAATGACGCCGTGGGCTCCGTGAAGCTTCCGATCCAGTAATTCGAAAACAACGCCGTGAACAGAAGCGGAGCCGATTCCCCCGATGCTCCTGCCACCGCGAGCATGACGCCGGTCATAACACCGGGAAGGGCCGTCGGCAAAACAATTTTTGTCGCAACCTGTGTCGCATTGCAACCCATGCCGTAGGCCGCATCCTTCATCCGCTGCGGCACCATGCGGAAGGCCTGTTCGGAGGTCAGAAGAATGGTCGGCAGCATCAGGATCGCCAGCGACAGGCCACCGGCGACGGCCGAGTAGGTTTTCATCATGATGACCAGCCAGGCATACACGAACACGCCGGCAAGGATCGAGGGAAAGCCGGTCAAGACCTTGCCGACGAACCGAACGAGTGACGAGAAGCGGCTGCGAGGGTTGATCAGTCCGGTATAGATCCCGCCAAGCACGCCGATCGGGATCGAGATGAGCGATGCGATCGCAACCATCACCAGCGTGCCGACGATCGCATTGCCGATGCCGCCACCCTGTTCGAAAGGTGCAGGCGGAAGCTCGGTGAAGAGCGCCAGGCTGAGGCGAACGCCGCCGCGGCTGATCAGCATGTAGAGGACCGAGATCAGCGGCACGGCGGCAACCGCCGCCAGCAGCCACAGAATGACGGTCTGGATGAAGTTCATCAGTGTCCGGCGTTCGCCGAAGGAAAAGCTCAGATTGGGATCACCGAGGGCAACAACCTCGGGGTTCATGATGGTCTGATCGGTCGTGGTCATGATGTCAGTTCCCCAAAGCCTTACGTCACGGTCTGGCGCGCGGTGTAGTTCATGATGATCGTGCCGATGATGTTCACGGCCATGGTGATCACGAGAAGGACGATCGCCGCATACATCAGCGGTCCGATCTGGTTGGCGCCGGCTTCCGGGAAGGTGGAGGCGAGCAGCGAGGCCAGCGTCGTGGCGGGCGCAAACAGCGAAAGCGTGACCTGCTGCGAGTTGCCGATCAACATCGCAAGCGCCATGGTTTCGCCCAGCGCGCGGCCGAAGCCGAGGACCAGCGAAGCGAAGATACCGCCGGAGGCCGTCGGGATGATCACCTTGCGGATCGCTTCCCACTTGGTGGTGCCCATGCCATAGGCCGCTTCCTGGATCTTCATCGGGATAGCCTTGAAGGCGTCCTGCGAGATCGCGGCGACCGTCGGCAGGATCATGATCGACAGCACGATCATCGCCGGGAACATGCCGGGGCCGGCAAGGTTGGTGGAGAAGAACGGGATGAAGCCGAGCGTCTCATGCAGCCAGTGCGCCAGCGGGCGGATCGCCGGGATCAGCACATAGATGCCCCACAGGCCGAAGACCACCGAGGGAATGGCGGCGAGCATTTCGACGATCAGGCGGAAAATCCACGCAAGCCGTGCGTTCAGAAATCCCTGTGTCAGGAAGATCGCAACCGCCACGCCGAGGACGCCGCCGAAAAGAAGGGCAAGGAATGACGAATAAAGCGTACCCCAGATTTCCGCGAGGATACCGTATTCGTTGGTATTGGCATTCCATTTGACCGTGGTCAGGAAGTCGAGGCCGTATTTTTGCATGGCCGGAGCAGCCTGGCCGCCAATCTTCCAGAAGATGTAGACCAGAAGTGCAATCGTGACGAAGCCGGCGGCGAAAGTCAGAGCCCGGAAGGATTTGTCGTAACCATATTCGAAGGCGGTCGGCGGTCGCGAAACGCTTCCGTCGCGCGGCGCCACGGATTTCGGGGTATCGGCCATCAAAGGGCTCCTGCTAGCGGCGATCGGGGCGATCCGCGATCTGACAATGGAGTGCTTTAATCTTCTGCAGTCTGAATTTCACAAAAGCCGGGGCGTAAGCGAATACGCCCCGGCGAAAGCAACAACAGCCAGAAATCAGCCGCCGATTTCTTCCATCGACTTCTTGTCGGTTTCGACAACGTTTTCCGGAAGCGGGATGTAGCCGAGCTTGTCAGCCATCGTCTGGCCGGTCGTCAGGCCGTATTCGATCATCTGCTTCAGAGCGTCGACCTTGGCAGCGTCCTGGCCGGCGTCCTTGTAGAACATCATCCAGGTGAAGGTCGCGATCGGGTAGGAGTCGTCGCCAGCCGGATCAACGATGAAGGCAACGTTGTTTTCGTCGAGTTCAGCCGAAGCGAGAGCGGCGCTACCAGCTTCCGGGCCAGCCTTCACGAAGTTGCCGGCCTGGTTTTCAAGCATGGCGTAAGGCGTGTTGGTCTGCTGGGCATAGCCGTATTCGATGTAGCCGATCGCGCCGGGGGTCTGCTTGATCGTGGCGGTGATGCCCTGGTTGCCCGGAGCGGCTACGAAGTTCGAAGCGTTCGGCCACGGAACGGTCTTGCCGCCGCCGACCTTGCTTTCGAAATCGGAGCTGATGGCCGAAAGGTGGTTGGTGAAGTTGAAGTTGGTGCCCGAGGAGTCGGAGCGAACAACAACAGTGATGGTTTCGTCGGGGAGCTCGACGCCTTCGTTGGCAGCGGCGATTTCCGCGTCGTTCCACTTGGTGATCTCACCGAGGAAGATCTTCGGGTAAACATCGCGCGGCAGCTTCAGTTCGGAAACGCCGTCGAGGTTGTAGGCGAGCACGATTTCGCCAGCCGTCATCGGCAGCATGACAACGCCGCCCTCGATCTTGGCGAGTTCTTCTTCAGACATGGCAGCATCGGAAGCAGCGAAGTCGACAACACCGTTGGTGAAGTCTTCGATGCCACCACCGGAGCCCTTGGCCTGGTAGTTAACCTGAATGCCGGTCTTCTGGCCAAAATCCTTAAACCAGGCCGAGTAGAGCGGGAAGGGGAAGGATGCGCCCGAACCCGTCAGGTTTACGCTCTGTGCCTGAGCAACAGTGCCGGTAACGACCATGGCGGCGGCGATTGCTACGACCTTAGCGCCCTTGGAAAAATTTCCGATTTTCATCAGATAGCCCTTTTGAGGTTTGGTTGAAAACGGAAGTGCTATAACAATGAAAGTCTATCCAGCATAGCATGTTGTAAAAAATTCATATTTACCGGAATTATGTCGATTTATTTTATATAAATTTCAAGAATACGTCATAAAAGTGTCATATAAGGGCGACCTTCGGGTTATTACTTCCGAAATATGCAACCGAAAGGGGCGTTTTGCCAATTTCGGGGGATGCCGTACCGGATGCCTCGAGCCAATTGTGACAGTCCGATAACCGGCACAACGTTGCATGCCGACGCTTGACTTGGCGCATGGCCAGGCCGCTATGCTGGGCTATTGTGCCGGCGGCCAAACAGCAAAGGACACCAGATGACTGACAGCACTGCCGAGACTGCCGCATTCGAGGAGGAAGAGGGGTTTCACGGAGAGCTCATTTCCCGCCAAAGGCGGCTCGAGGAGGTGGCGCTGGTGGCGCTGGAGGCGGGCAAGGTGCTGATGGAAACCGGCGCCAAGTCCGCCGTGGTTCGTGAGGGCATCGAGAAGATCGCCAAGGGTCTCGGTGTACGCAGCGTCGATATCCGCGTCGGCTTTGCCTCGATCTCGACGACGGTGGGGGATGGCTTCTGCACCTCGACTCACATGGTCGGGGTCGGCCATCACGGCGTCAACATGCGGATCAATCACCGGGTCCGCGAGATCTGCGCGGAGGTTGCCCGTGGCGGGTGGGCACCGGATGACGTTCGCCTTGCGCTTTTCCGAGCGAAGACGGAAACGCCCAAGCATCATCGGGCGCTCAACGTGTTTGCCGCGGGGCTTGCCTGCGCCGCCTTCGGCCGGCTGCTCGGCGCCGATGCGCCGGCCTTCGTGACGACGCTGATTGCCAGCATGGCGGGCCAGTACGTGCGCCTCCATCTGCTTGAGCGTCACTTCAATCCCTTCGTCGTCACTGCGACGGTCGCCTTCGTCGCCGCCGTTCTGTCGGGGATCGGTGCGGTGTTCGCCGGCAGCACCATGGTCGCAACCTCGATGAGCGCCGCCGTGCTGATGCTGGTGCCGGGCGTGCCGTCTATGAACGCCCAGACGGATATCATGGAGGGGTATCCGACGCTCGGCAGCGCCCGCTTCGTGTCGGTGGCGATGATCCTGGTTTTCATCACCGTCGGCGTCGGCGCCGCCCATATCGTCTTCGGCGGCAGCATGGTGGATGCCGCCAAACCGGTTCCGAATATCCTTCACCACGCTTTTTTCGGGGCCGTTGCGGCTGCCGGCTTCGGGGTTCTGTTCAATTTCGGCTATCGCAATCTCGGCTGGGCGGCGCTTGCCGGGGCCTTGGCGCTGGCAGTGCGGACCTTCTGTATGCGCCATGGCTGGCCGCTCGAGGCGGCCTCCTTCGCAGCCGCAATCGCCGTCGCGCTCGCGGTCGAGCTCTCCTACAACACGCCGTTTCCGGTGCGCCGTGTCGGCAATGCGATTGCGGTCGCGGGCTGCATCCCGATGGTTCCGGGCAGTGCCGCAGCGCAATGGATCATCGGCCTTCTGGAAATCACGGTGCAGCCGCTTGAGAAATCCGACCTGATGCTTGCCGCCACGACCAGCGCCGGCCTGCAGGTCATCTTCACCGTCGGGGCCATCGGTGCAGGCCTCACGGCGATCTCGTCGCTCTTCCGCCGGCCGGAGTTTCCCGAGGGCGAAAGTCGCTGAGGGAGGGAGCGGGCACGCCGCTGAAACGAAAGACCCCGCAGCCTGACAGGATGCGGGGATTTCAATTACAGCGCTTCGAGCCTGACCGAACGGCAGGGCCGAGGTTTGTGGAAGCGTATCAGTTGTCGCTAATGCAGAAGAGACCGCCATCGCGATCGCATTCCCGCGGACCCGGCTTGCAGGAAAACGTCGGACAGTTTGGTGTGTCTCTGACCGGAACCGTGCGCTGGATCGCGTGGTTGCCTTCCCCAACGCAAACCAGTGGATCGCGAACGTAACGATCGTAAAGTGTCCTGCCGCTGCCGTTTGGTGCCGGATAGCGCAGGATCGCCGCGCCCTGCTGGTCAAGAATTGTGTGGACCTGATTGCAAGTCATGTCCTGGATATCATATCTGTTGATGTCATCGGCGCCGGCAGACCCGACGGAAATGGCAAGAAAAGTCGCCGCAAGCAGGTATTTCATGGTTTTTTTCGACCCTAAGGCCGCCTCCGTTATTTTCGAGACGCTAGCACAGGTAGAAAGGTGCTGTCATGACACAAGCAATTGAAGACGACGCACAGATCCGGGACATCCTGAACTTCGTAGACACCATAGCGCTGGTGGGTGCCTCGCCGAAGCCTGAGCGGCCGAGCAACGGTGTCATGGCCTTCCTGCTTTCGAAGGGCTACCGCGTCTTTCCCGTCAATCCCGGGCTTGAGGGCAAGGTCATCCACGGCCAGAAGGTGTTCGCGCGGCTTTCCGATATTCCCGAGCCAATCGACATGATCGACATCTTCCGCGCGTCGGAACATGTCGGCGGCGTGGTCGATGAAGCGCTGCAATTGGAACCGCTTCCGAAAGTGATCTGGATGCAGCTCGGCATTCGCAATGATGCCGCGGCGGCGCAGGCCATGGAAAAGGGCCTGAAGGTGGTCATGAACCGATGCCCGGCGATCGAATATCCGCGGCTGATGTCCTGAGCCGGAGCAATGCGGGCACTCTGATGTGAAGCGTCAGCCGTCGCTCAGCAGGATGTCGGGATTGGCCTGCATTTCGGTCAGCAATTCATTGTTTTCGCAATATTCGCGGAAGTGGCGGGCGGCTGCGCTGCAGGCGAGGTCGTCGCGGCAGCGCTGCTTGGCGCGGCATCCGGCGCAATTGGCCTGCATGCCGTAATAGAGCCGGCGATATTGGAACTCGGCCTCGACCGGGTCGATGTTGAGCGCCTTCATCATCTCGGTCATTTCGGCGGCGTCGCGCGGCTCCGCGCGGTCCAGATCTTCCGCCGCAAGGCGTTCGAGAAAGGCGAGTGCGGCCGATTCCTCACCGACCGTGTGCTCAGCCTCGCGCCACGCCGCAAAACGGTCCGCTGCATGGTTGTCGTCTTCGCTCAAAGCGTTCATGGTGCCTGTCCTCATGGTCGCGGTCACTATTGACGTTTGTACAAATCGCAGCATTGATCCTGATCAAAAACGAGTTCTGCCTGTCCGCGTCGGCCGTTCGAGCCGGCAGGGCTTTACCGGAAAAATAGGGAAGGAAAGAATGATGGAAGACAGGAAGCCGGGATTTTCGACGCTTTCGGTTCACGCCGGCGCCGCGCCAGACAGCGCCACGAACGCGCGGGCGACACCGATCTATCAGACGACCTCGTTCGTCTTTAACGATTCCGATCATGCGGCCGCACTCTTCGGCCTGCGCGAATTCGGCAATATCTATACCCGCATCATGAACCCGACGACGGCGGTGCTGGAGGAGAGGGTGGCGGCGCTTGAGGGCGGCACGGCGGCGCTTGCCGTCGCCTCCGGTCATGCAGCCCAGTTTCTGACCTTCCACATGCTGATGCAGCCGGGCGACAACTTCGTTGCGGCACGCCGGCTCTATGGCGGATCGATCAACCAGTTCGGCCACTCCTTCGAGAATTTCGGCTGGTCGGTGCGCTGGGCGGATTCGGCCGATCCAGCCGCTTTCGCTTCACAGATCGATGATCGCACCAAGGCGATCTTCATCGAAAGCCTGGCAAACCCCGGCGGCACCTTCGTCGACATCGCGGCGATCGCCAAGGTGGCGCACGAGC
Protein-coding sequences here:
- the pstA gene encoding phosphate ABC transporter permease PstA — encoded protein: MTTTDQTIMNPEVVALGDPNLSFSFGERRTLMNFIQTVILWLLAAVAAVPLISVLYMLISRGGVRLSLALFTELPPAPFEQGGGIGNAIVGTLVMVAIASLISIPIGVLGGIYTGLINPRSRFSSLVRFVGKVLTGFPSILAGVFVYAWLVIMMKTYSAVAGGLSLAILMLPTILLTSEQAFRMVPQRMKDAAYGMGCNATQVATKIVLPTALPGVMTGVMLAVAGASGESAPLLFTALFSNYWIGSFTEPTASLSILIYNFSAMPYENQIELAWTASLVLVLIVLVFNILSRSFGTRRV
- the pstC gene encoding phosphate ABC transporter permease subunit PstC produces the protein MADTPKSVAPRDGSVSRPPTAFEYGYDKSFRALTFAAGFVTIALLVYIFWKIGGQAAPAMQKYGLDFLTTVKWNANTNEYGILAEIWGTLYSSFLALLFGGVLGVAVAIFLTQGFLNARLAWIFRLIVEMLAAIPSVVFGLWGIYVLIPAIRPLAHWLHETLGFIPFFSTNLAGPGMFPAMIVLSIMILPTVAAISQDAFKAIPMKIQEAAYGMGTTKWEAIRKVIIPTASGGIFASLVLGFGRALGETMALAMLIGNSQQVTLSLFAPATTLASLLASTFPEAGANQIGPLMYAAIVLLVITMAVNIIGTIIMNYTARQTVT
- the pstS gene encoding phosphate ABC transporter substrate-binding protein PstS translates to MKIGNFSKGAKVVAIAAAMVVTGTVAQAQSVNLTGSGASFPFPLYSAWFKDFGQKTGIQVNYQAKGSGGGIEDFTNGVVDFAASDAAMSEEELAKIEGGVVMLPMTAGEIVLAYNLDGVSELKLPRDVYPKIFLGEITKWNDAEIAAANEGVELPDETITVVVRSDSSGTNFNFTNHLSAISSDFESKVGGGKTVPWPNASNFVAAPGNQGITATIKQTPGAIGYIEYGYAQQTNTPYAMLENQAGNFVKAGPEAGSAALASAELDENNVAFIVDPAGDDSYPIATFTWMMFYKDAGQDAAKVDALKQMIEYGLTTGQTMADKLGYIPLPENVVETDKKSMEEIGG
- a CDS encoding threonine/serine exporter family protein, with translation MTDSTAETAAFEEEEGFHGELISRQRRLEEVALVALEAGKVLMETGAKSAVVREGIEKIAKGLGVRSVDIRVGFASISTTVGDGFCTSTHMVGVGHHGVNMRINHRVREICAEVARGGWAPDDVRLALFRAKTETPKHHRALNVFAAGLACAAFGRLLGADAPAFVTTLIASMAGQYVRLHLLERHFNPFVVTATVAFVAAVLSGIGAVFAGSTMVATSMSAAVLMLVPGVPSMNAQTDIMEGYPTLGSARFVSVAMILVFITVGVGAAHIVFGGSMVDAAKPVPNILHHAFFGAVAAAGFGVLFNFGYRNLGWAALAGALALAVRTFCMRHGWPLEAASFAAAIAVALAVELSYNTPFPVRRVGNAIAVAGCIPMVPGSAAAQWIIGLLEITVQPLEKSDLMLAATTSAGLQVIFTVGAIGAGLTAISSLFRRPEFPEGESR
- a CDS encoding CoA-binding protein encodes the protein MTQAIEDDAQIRDILNFVDTIALVGASPKPERPSNGVMAFLLSKGYRVFPVNPGLEGKVIHGQKVFARLSDIPEPIDMIDIFRASEHVGGVVDEALQLEPLPKVIWMQLGIRNDAAAAQAMEKGLKVVMNRCPAIEYPRLMS
- a CDS encoding DUF6455 family protein yields the protein MNALSEDDNHAADRFAAWREAEHTVGEESAALAFLERLAAEDLDRAEPRDAAEMTEMMKALNIDPVEAEFQYRRLYYGMQANCAGCRAKQRCRDDLACSAAARHFREYCENNELLTEMQANPDILLSDG